Proteins co-encoded in one Cryptomeria japonica unplaced genomic scaffold, Sugi_1.0 HiC_scaffold_1302, whole genome shotgun sequence genomic window:
- the LOC131873246 gene encoding disease resistance protein TAO1-like isoform X1, producing MVVVCIPLLIQSLTPVKSPRQLFYFIYLCSVQFNLMEMASSSVARQNQSQLENIFDELAPYSAPKSTEPWDVFINHCGRDVKHTLATTIYHKLHSIGLHVFLDLEALEAGDSIPAEIQHAIASATLQIAIFSPTYAQSPWCLAELSSMLKTGATIIPIFYHIEPSDLRWIESGKGKYADAFSEHEKKGRYTPEKLNVWRRALRDSSFISGYTINNNKDEATVLKNIVNCTFQIMKKVPLWVAEHPLGLDELIQGFESVAGEEKVKIMGIAGIGGSGKTTLAKELFNRNFSSFERCSFVFDVRDAASRNALSDKQKKLLADLGVHDLPFDSVDEGKIILANRLSSHRALIVLDDVDHIDQLNALLPNKDNLGSQSMVIVTTRELGVLKSWGISSIYKMPGLSMPHAGQLFCWHAFLQPFPPPGFEVLVQKFLKACNSLPLSLKVLGAQLYGKKSRDYWKSQLNKILRILPGEIKERLQVSYDALDEEEREMFLDVACFLIGEKKSKAVAVWDGSGWSGLHGIETLLNKCLVELFDGDKRIRMHDHLRDIGREIASRHSPYRVWFTEQIVNMKKHSMKIKLLRGIQPADSFVAFKEYRLQFMGISRRSSKRLRFSNGLQILSVKGNEFTEEFAPLSEDLVWLRWEGFPLRSLPSWLTLKNLSVLELHKADELEELWKDNVEPPLQLRELILLGCQKLQWLPSSIRSLQYLKRLVVYFHGSSLPEELCDLQSLEYVRLYSPVLSSLPTAFGNLISLKKIELRNCEQLNILPDSFNQLIHLKDLNMISCQMLSSLPIDFGNLISLWNVDLWYCKQLSTLPDSFSQLIHLQVLNLTGCEMLCSLPVGFGNLTSLRNVSLGNCKKLSTLPDSFSQLIYLEFLNLSGCEMLSSLPVSFGNLIRLQSINIGSCIQLNTLPDSFKQLTNLMSLNLSNCKMLFSLPTGFGNLICLQNINLKSCIQLRTLPDSFKQLINLEDLNLSGCAKLELRSDIMENIRKLKVLNLSDCKELEDLPHQIIYQESLTKLYLQGCIKLRAVPTNISKLSKLDLLTIETLVWKSFQTSLVNSSSLKSIEILSSGSKIDSNARAASSLKTLKEPDIEDCKQFSTISISNETFPILETFVVRMNHYFVEIETLPVSLKILEIYSCNLLKNITCIKDLVNLEVLTICDCLQIEELSSFADLVSLKEFRIRNCPKIEKMEGLEHSKSLKVLIVQTCWKVPGIQSLEKVERLEELELKCDTISALKPCIQSIQVKGCPRKIWIQGRVIRLVKPIVNSLEFPDLAVREVEELPDVDKILDECDFNALLCYAEEIDEERKVVHIYVVNTCPYDYQKNLAKSFFRIIEGNLQGKKAMLVMGKEGRVVEAFYQLLEFLEG from the exons ATGGTAGTTGTGTGTATCCCGCTGCTGATTCAATCCCTGACTCCCGTTAAATCTCCAAGACAGCTTTTTTATTTCATCTATCTTTGTTCCGTTCAGTTCAATTTAATGGAAATGGCATCCTCTTCCGTAGCCAGGCAAAATCAATCTCAATTAGAAAACATTTTTGATGAGCTTGCACCTTATTCAGCACCTAAATCTACAGAGCCTTGGGACGTTTTTATTAATCACTGTGGACGTGATGTGAAACACACATTGGCCACCACCATCTACCATAAACTTCATTCCATTGGACTGCATGTATTTCTAGATCTGGAAGCCCTTGAGGCTGGTGATTCTATTCCAGCAGAAATACAACACGCTATAGCTAGTGCTACCCTTCAAATTGCCATTTTTTCTCCGACGTATGCCCAATCCCCATGGTGTTTGGCTGAGCTATCTTCCATGCTCAAAACTGGTGCAACAATTATTCCCATTTTCTATCATATTGAGCCCTCTGATCTCAGATGGATTGAGTCAGGAAAAGGAAAATATGCTGATGCATTTTCAGAGCATGAAAAGAAGGGCAGATACACACCAGAAAAGCTTAATGTGTGGAGAAGGGCACTCCGTGACAGTTCATTCATATCAGGGTACACCATCAATAATAACAA GGATGAGGCCACAGTTTTGAAGAATATTGTGAATTGTACATTTCAAATCATGAAAAAAGTTCCATTATGGGTAGCCGAACATCCACTTGGATTGGATGAGCTGATACAAGGCTTCGAATCAGTTGCAGGAGAAGAGAAAGTAAAAATCATGGGGATCGCAGGCATAGGAGGTAGTGGTAAAACCACATTGGCCAAAGAGCTGTTCAACAGGAACTTTTCCTCTTTTGAGAGATGCAGTTTCGTTTTCGATGTGCGAGATGCAGCATCCAGAAATGCTCTGTCTGACAAGCAGAAAAAGCTTCTGGCTGATCTTGGTGTCCATGATTTGCCATTCGACAGTGTAGACGAAGGCAAGATCATTCTTGCAAATCGTCTGAGCTCTCATCGTGCGCTCATAGTGTTAGATGACGTTGATCACATCGACCAACTAAATGCTCTGTTACCCAATAAAGACAACCTTGGATCCCAAAGTATGGTTATTGTAACAACCCGGGAATTGGGTGTCCTTAAATCATGGGGTATCTCCAGCATTTATAAAATGCCAGGACTTAGCATGCCACATGCTGGTCAGTTGTTCTGCTGGCATGCTTTCTTGCAGCCCTTTCCACCTCCTGGATTTGAAGTTCTGGTCCAGAAATTCTTAAAGGCGTGCAATAGCTTGCCTTTGTCACTGAAGGTATTGGGGGCACAGTTATATGGGAAAAAGTCTAGAGATTACTGGAAATCCCAATTAAATAAGATCTTAAGAATATTGCCTGGCGAAATCAAAGAAAGGCTACAAGTTAGCTACGATGCACTCGatgaagaagagagagagatgTTCTTGGATGTAGCTTGTTTTCTCATTGGAGAAAAGAAAAGCAAGGCTGTAGCAGTGTGGGATGGATCGGGTTGGAGTGGCCTGCATGGTATAGAAACACTCCTGAATAAGTGTCTTGTGGAGCTGTTCGATGGGGACAAAAGAATAAGGATGCATGATCACCTTAGGGATATAGGAAGAGAGATTGCAAGCAGACACTCACCATATCGGGTATGGTTTACAGAGCAGATTGTTAACATGAAGAAACATTCCATG AAAATAAAGTTGCTTCGAGGGATACAACCTGCGGATTCTTTTGTGGCATTCAAAGAGTACAGACTTCAGTTCATGGGAATATCAAGAAGATCATCTAAACGCCTTAGATTCTCCAATGGATTGCAAATTCTTTCTGTCAAAGGAAATGAGTTTACAGAAGAATTTGCACCATTATCAGAAGATCTTGTGTGGCTTCGCTGGGAAGGTTTTCCCTTAAGGAGTCTCCCATCATGgcttacattaaaaaatttaagtGTTTTAGAGCTTCATAAAGCTGATGAGTTGGAAGAACTGTGGAAGGACAATGTAGAA CCTCCTTTGCAATTGAGAGAGCTTATTTTACTGGGTTGCCAAAAATTGCAATGGCTTCCAAGCTCAATAAGAAGTCTTCAGTATCTGAAAAGGCTTGTCGTTTACTTTCATGGTAGCAGTTTGCCAGAAGAGCTCTGTGACCTCCAATCACTGGAGTATGTGCGATTATATTCTCCAGTGCTATCATCGCTACCTACTGCTTTTGGCAATTTAATAAGTTTGAAGAAAATAGAACTGCGGAATTGTGAGCAGTTGAATATTTTGCCTGATTCTTTCAATCAGCTGATACACCTGAAAGATCTAAATATGATAAGTTGTCAAATGCTATCTTCACTACCTATTGATTTTGGCAATTTAATAAGCTTGTGGAATGTAGATTTGTGGTATTGCAAACAGCTGAGCACATTGCCTGATTCTTTCAGTCAGCTGATACACCTACAAGTTTTAAATTTAACAGGTTGTGAAATGCTCTGTTCACTACCTGTTGGTTTTGGCAATTTAACAAGCTTGCGGAATGTAAGTCTGGGGAACTGCAAAAAGTTGAGCACCTTGCCTGATTCTTTTAGTCAACTGATATACCTGGAATTTCTAAATTTATCAGGTTGTGAAATGCTATCTTCATTACCTGTTAGCTTTGGCAATCTAATAAGATTGCAGAGTATAAATATTGGCTCTTGCATCCAGTTGAACACATTGCCAGATTCTTTCAAGCAGCTAACAAACCTGATGTCTTTAAATTTGTCAAATTGTAAAATGCTTTTTTCACTACCTACTGGTTTTGGCAATTTAATTTGCTTGCAGAATATAAATCTGAAATCTTGCATCCAGTTGAGAACATTACCAGATTCTTTCAAACAGTTGATAAACCTAGAAGATCTAAATTTGTCAGGCTGTGCAAAGCTTGAATTGAGATCAGATATCATGGAAAACATCAGGAAGCTCAAGGTTTTGAACCTTAGTGATTGCAAGGAATTGGAAGATTTACCTCATCAAATCATATATCAGGAGTCATTGACTAAATTATATCTACAAGGTTGTATCAAGTTAAGAGCTGTACCGACAAACATCAGCAAACTGAGCAAGTTAGATTTGCTAACAATTGAGACTCTGGTATGGAAAAGCTTTCAAACTTCTCTTGTAAACTCATCCTCTTTGAAGAGCATTGAAATTTTAAGTTCCGGAAGTAAAATTGATTCTAATGCCAGGGCTGCTTCCTCACTTAAAACGCTAAAGGAACCTGACATCGAAGACTGCAAACAATTCTCCACGATATCAATTTCCAATGAGACTTTTCCCATCCTTGAAACGTTCGTGGTTAGGATGAATCACTACTTCGTGGAGATAGAGACGCTGCCAGTGTCGCTCAAAATTCTAGAAATATACTCTTGCAATTTGCTGAAGAACATCACGTGTATTAAAGATCTGGTAAACCTTGAGGTTCTGACAATATGCGATTGTCTGCAGATAGAAGAACTTTCAAGCTTTGCTGATTTGGTTTCACTAAAAGAATTTAGAATAAGAAATTGCCCCAAAATTGAGAAAATGGAAGGTTTGGAGCACTCAAAGTCATTGAAGGTACTGATCGTGCAAACCTGCTGGAAGGTGCCAGGTATACAGAGTTTAGAGAAAGTGGAACGATTGGAAGAACTGGAGCTCAAATGTGACACCATATCAGCTCTGAAACCTTGTATTCAGTCTATACAGGTGAAG ggttgtccaaggaagatctGGATACAAGGCAGAGTGATCCGGCTGGTGAAGCCAATTGTAAACTCTTTGGAATTTCCTGATCTTGCGGTTAGGGAGGTGGAGGAGCTACCTGATGTAGACAAGATTCTAGATGAGTGTGATTTCAATGCTCTTTTGTGCTATGCTGAGGAGATTGATGAGGAGAGAAAAGTGGTACATATATATGTGGTAAATACATGTCCATATGACTATCAAAAGAACTTAGCCAAAAGTTTCTTCCGCATAATTGAAGGAAACTTGCAAGGAAAGAAAGCAATGCTAGTGATGGGCAAAGAAGGAAGAGTTGTGGAGGCCTTTTACCAATTATTGGAATTCCTGGAAGGGTAG